A stretch of Nymphalis io chromosome 29, ilAglIoxx1.1, whole genome shotgun sequence DNA encodes these proteins:
- the LOC126779420 gene encoding uncharacterized protein LOC126779420, translated as MHGHHDIQFPVERIHRLLRKGNYAERVGVGAPVYLAAVMEYLAAEVLELACNAARDNKKTRIIPRHLQLAIRNDVELNKLLSGVTIAQDGVLSNIQAVLLPKKTEKKGSKQTARKSTGGKTPHKQLAIKLARKSAPATGGVKKLHRYRPGNVVHREIRRYQKSTELLIRKLPFQRLVREIAQDFKTDLRLQSSAVMALQEASEAYLIGLFEDTNYMRYKQTLC; from the exons ATGCACGGGCACCACGACATTCAGTTTCCAGTCGAACGTATACACAGACTGCTGAGGAAGGGTAACTACGCGGAGCGCGTCGGTGTCGGTGCACCCGTATACCTGGCGGCCGTCATGGAATACCTCGCCGCTGAAGTTCTCGAGTTGGCCTGCAACGCTGCCCGCGACAACAAAAAGACTAGGATTATACCGAGACATCTTCAGTTAGCGATCCGTAACGACGTGGAGCTGAACAAGTTACTTTCGGGCGTGACGATCGCACAAGACGGCGTCCTCTCTAACATCCAAGCCGTTCTGCTGCCCAAGAAAACCGAGAAGAAGG GTTCTAAGCAGACAGCCCGAAAATCTACCGGTGGTAAGACGCCGCACAAGCAGCTCGCCATCAAGCTCGCTCGCAAGAGTGCTCCCGCCACGGGAGGAGTCAAGAAGCTTCATCGTTATAGACCCGGTAACGTAGTTCATCGTGAAATCCGTCGTTACCAGAAGAGCACGGAGCTTCTGATTCGCAAGCTGCCATTCCAGCGTCTGGTCCGTGAGATCGCTCAAGACTTCAAAACCGATCTCCGACTCCAGAGTTCGGCAGTTATGGCGCTCCAAGAAGCTAGCGAAGCTTACCTCATCGGTCTCTTCGAAGACACGAACTATATGAGATATAAGCAGACCCTATGCTGA
- the LOC126779419 gene encoding histone H3-like, which translates to MARSKQTARKSTGGKTPHKQLAIKLARKRAPATGGVKKLHRYRPGTVVHREIRRYQKSTELLIRTLPFQRLVREIAQDFKTDLRLQSSAVMALQEASEAYLIGLFEDTSYMRY; encoded by the coding sequence ATGGCTCGTTCTAAGCAGACAGCCCGAAAATCTACCGGTGGTAAGACGCCGCACAAGCAGCTCGCCATCAAGCTCGCTCGCAAGCGTGCTCCCGCCACGGGAGGAGTCAAAAAACTTCATCGTTATAGACCCGGTACCGTAGTTCATCGTGAAATCCGTCGATATCAGAAGAGCACGGAGCTTCTGATTCGCACGCTGCCATTCCAGCGTCTGGTCCGTGAGATCGCTCAAGACTTCAAAACCGATCTCCGACTCCAGAGTTCGGCAGTTATGGCGCTGCAGGAAGCTAGCGAAGCTTACCTCATCGGTCTCTTCGAAGACACGAGCTATATGAGATATTAG